In Sciurus carolinensis chromosome 13, mSciCar1.2, whole genome shotgun sequence, a genomic segment contains:
- the Cys1 gene encoding cystin-1, with translation MGSGSSRSGRTLRRRRGTDSRAAGPGSAAPEEGAATAATAEAPGTGAAAAQEAAGHDPRPAAPPDGREETLRLLDQLLAESAAWGPQEPAPRGAARPRPAAGTRSAVCPEPQAEDHPEGSHASEAPSSSHKRSERQSAISYDYAEEELMASIEREYCR, from the exons ATGGGCAGCGGCAGCAGCCGGAGCGGCCGGACCCTGAGGCGGCGGCGCGGCACCGACAGCCGCGCGGCTGGACCGGGCTCGGCAGCGCCGGAGGAGGgggcggcgacggcggcgacggcCGAGGCCCCGGGGACAGGCGCAGCGGCGGCGCAGGAGGCGGCCGGCCACGACCCCCGCCCCGCGGCGCCCCCCGACGGCCGGGAGGAGACCCTGCGCCTGCTGGACCAGCTGCTGGCCGAGTCGGCGGCCTGGGGCCCTCAGGAACCCGCCCCGCGCGGCGCGGCCCGGCCCCGACCTGCCGCGGGCACCCGCAGCGCG GTGTGCCCAGAACCTCAGGCTGAAGACCACCCAGAGGGCAGCCATGCCTCTGA AGCCCCAAGCAGCAGCCACAAGCGGTCTGAGAGGCAGTCGGCCATCTCCTACGACTACGCAGAGGAGGAGCTGATGGCCAGCATAGAGCGGGAGTACTGCCGCTGA
- the Klf11 gene encoding Krueppel-like factor 11, protein MHTPGSAGLGDARAVDIMDICESILERKRHDSERSTCSILEQTDIEAVEALVCMSSWGQRSQKGDLLRIRPLTPVSDSGDVTTTVLMDTAAPDLPKDFHSLSTLCITPPQSPDLMEPSMGTPVPPQVTDSKAHRVMALPLSSPVAARALNKRTERDLLSLKLEPQEPAPVPGCRALVTSVIRHTGENPVSTCFPPAQMQDQRLSNNREGEAQFLGRFEALQDTRLADSLLIANAVSCQPCLHGSGSLLPADKGQQAGWPAAVQSCSPKNFENDLPRKTTPLISVPVSSPPVLCQMIPTTGQSSMFSAFLRPPPLLPVGTVKSILPQAAPMPQPVFMGPPLSQGTVMLVLPQGTLPQPATCPSSVMAVGNTKLLPLAPAPLFIASSQNCAPQVDFSRRRNYVCSFPGCRKTYFKSSHLKAHLRTHTGEKPFNCSWDGCDKKFARSDELSRHRRTHTGEKKFVCPVCDRRFMRSDHLTKHARRHMTTKKIPGWQTEVGKLNRIASAESPASPHVPLPASS, encoded by the exons ATGCACACGCCCGGCTCCGCGGGCCTGGGCGACGCGCGTGCG GTTGACATCATGGACATATGTGAGTCAATCCTGGAGAGGAAACGGCATGACAGTGAAAGGTCTACCTGTAGCATTTTGGAGCAAACAGACATCGAAGCAGTTGAGGCGCTTGTTTGCATGAGCTCCTGGGGTCAGAGATCCCAGAAAGGTGATCTGTTAAGGATAAGACCCCTTACACctgtctctgactctggggaTGTCACCACCACTGTGCTTATGGACACAGCTGCGCCTGATCTACCAAAGGACTTTCATTCTTTATCAACTCTG tgCATAACTCCTCCTCAGAGCCCTGATCTCATGGAGCCATCGATGGGGACACCCGTTCCTCCCCAAGTAACCGATTCCAAAGCACATAGGGTCATGGCCCTCCCCCTTTCCTCACCTGTGGCAGCCAGAGCACTGAACAAGAGGACTGAGAGGGACTTGCTGAGTTTGAAGCTGGAACCCCAAGAACCAGCCCCTGTCCCTGGCTGCAGGGCCTTGGTAACAAGTGTGATCCGCCACACAGGGGAGAATCCTGTTTCTACCTGCTTTCCTCCTGCCCAAATGCAAGATCAGCGACTATCCAATAACAGGGAAGGGGAAGCACAGTTTCTGGGACGTTTTGAAGCTTTGCAGGATACACGCCTTGCAGACAGTTTACTCATCGCGAATGCGGTTTCCTGTCAGCCTTGCTTGCACGGGTCTGGCAGCCTGCTCCCCGCTGACAAAGGCCAGCAGGCGGGGTGGCCTGCTGCAGTTCAGTCCTGCTCaccaaagaattttgaaaatgactTGCCAAGGAAAACCACCCCTCTGATTTCTGTCCCTGTCTCCAGTCCCCCTGTCCTGTGCCAAATGATCCCTACGACCGGACAGAGCAGCATGTTCTCAGCGTTTTTGAGACCCCCTCCCTTATTGCCTGTGGGGACTGTCAAATCCATCCTACCCCAGGCTGCACCCATGCCCCAGCCTGTGTTCATGGGCCCACCCTTGTCTCAGGGAACTGTGATGCTGGTGCTGCCACAGGGCACTCTCCCCCAGCCTGCCACTTGCCCATCCAGTGTCATGGCTGTTGGGAACACCAAGTTGTTGCCCCTGGCCCCTGCCCCATTGTTCATTGCCTCTAGCCAAAACTGTGCCCCTCAGGTAGACTTCTCCAGAAGGAGAAACTACGTTTGCAGCTTCCCGGGCTGCCGAAAGACCTACTTCAAAAGTTCCCACCTCAAGGCCCATCTTCGCACTCACACAG GGGAGAAGCCGTTCAACTGCAGCTGGGACGGCTGTGATAAAAAATTTGCGCGTTCAGATGAACTGTCTCGCCACCGAAGAACTCACACTGGGGAGAAGAAGTTTGTGTGCCCCGTGTGTGACCGGCGTTTCATGCGCAGTGACCACCTGACAAAGCATGCCCGCCGCCATATGACCACCAAGAAGATCCCGGGCTGGCAGACGGAGGTCGGCAAGCTGAACAGGATCGCCTCAGCGGAGTCTCCTGCCAGCCCCCACGTGCCCCTGCCTGCCTCTTCCTGA